CGGTCACGTCGTTGCCAGCACAAAGGACCTCCCTTTTAGGGCTTTAGCCAACTTCGGAGAGGGATTTATGGGCAACTTCTGTGGGTTGCAGGTCCCGCATGAGCTCTTAAAGCGTGTTGTACTCGTTGACACTCCAGGTGTGTTGGAAAATTCCACCGACGATAGGGAGCGGCGCTACAATTATACTGAAGTGTGCCGATGGTTCGTGGAACGTAGTGACGTGGTTTTCCTGCTGTTTGACCCCGCTAAGCTCGACGCTGGTACCGAGTTGCGTAATCTGTTCAGGTACACTTTCAAGGGAATGGAGGGGAAACTTCGCATTGTTCTAAATAAGGCCGACAGTGTCGCGAAAAAGGAACTGATGCGTGTGTACGGCAGCCTTTTTTGGAATCTGTCTACGTTGATTCGCTGCACAGAACCACCGCGGGTGTACATTGGCAGTTTTTGGGATCAGCCGTACAAACCGGGTACGTTTGCGCTGCTCTtcacgaaggaaaaggaggatcTGCTTTATGAGCTGACGGAGTTGGTTCCCCGGCAGGCACGGGACAGAAAAGTCGCTGCTCTTATAAGTCATGCAAAGAAAGTCGTTTGCCACGCGTACATTGTAGGTGGAATCCGGGCAGATCTCCCGATGTTTTTCGGTAAAGAAAAGGCTAAACGCAAAGCATTGGAGAATTTGCCGAAAACATATCAGTTGGTTGCATCCAGAAATCGACTCAGCCCGAAGGATCTTCCTCCTGCGCAGCTGTACCATGAATACTTCGAGAAGGTGCACCTTGAAAAACTCCCAGATATAAAAAAGGTTGAGAAAACGGGGATGATAACGACCGCTCAACATTACATTTGCAATATTTTGCCCAGTATGTTCTACCCTATGAAGCAAGTCCCCGTTCCAGACCCACGGAATAAGACGGAACAAGGCAAGTTGCGGGAAATGTACTATGGGGGTCTGCGTGACCAATATGATGGAAAGGAAGGTAAACAGGGAAGCAGTGATACAGTGCCAATCGCCTTTCGGGAGACCGCGCTTGGTCCAAATCCAGAACTACGTGGTGGATGCGGCCAGCTTACTGTGCCGGGGGCAACGGCAAACACCACTCCCGCTATGAATAACGTCCAAATGAatgaacagcaacaacaaatgctcatgcagatgatgatgatgatgcagcaacagcagcagcaaggGAACAACCAGTTCTATGCTCCACGGTAGGAGCACTGCTAGCAAAAAGTAAGATCTTAAGCAGTAAAGTAGTACTGAACTGCTTCGCCGTGCTAATGCCGCGCTCGTTGCTCACACCATTGGTGAAGCCGTTAACTAGTTGATGCCTTCATTCGTGCTTTTGTcggttgttttgtttgtcctACCGTCATGGCTTATCTCAGACGGTTTCTGGCTTCGGAGGTTTGGCCAATAAACGAACATGGTTGCGCACTGgatgaggggggggggtattCCGAAACAAACTAAACGACTATGTGATTGCTTTTGCTGGAGCTTACTTGCCCATCCTTacattcctttcttcctatGCGCATACCGTTTTTATGTATGTGCACTTGGGGTTGTATGCGTATTTGCTTCTTCAAGTTTCCTAATCGCCTTCGTCACTGTTGGCATATATACGCTTTTTTGCTGTCAGGGGTTGCGCCATGTCGCTTCTTGGTGGCATATTTGCTTTTGCTACTTCGgtaagaaaagggggaaaaatcgGTGAGAGAGTGTGTCTCCCATTGTGCAACGTTCTCATACTTGCCAAAGTGCTCATTTTCCGATTTTGTCTCCCAacgttgttttcctttctcttttttttagagCGACGCAGCCCGTTCATGACTCAACCGGTGGATGACAGTTGGTATGATGCTGAACTCCTTGATGCGCTGCTGGGGAAAGAGGACGTTGACCCTTCACATGTACCGCTCTCGTCGCTGGCGGCCGCAGCACCCGTGACAACACCGAAGGGGTCTTGTAGGGCTTTAGAGATTACTGATTTGGGTCATCCGCGCCTCTTTATGATTGGcggttccctcttttcacGATACTGCAGGCCTTCTCCAGCCCTGCAGAATCATCGAGCTCGTTTTCACTGGTCTCGCCTCTCGTGGCTGGATTACAGTGCCATTTACTGTCCTTTCACAAAGCAGTTTCTCTCTCCGCGTTCCCCGCATTGGAGTCACCTCGTCTCAGCTGGTTTTGGCACCCCTCGTCGTTTGCTTTTTGGTCGAAGCATCGTTCTGGTGAAGCCCCAGAAGCTGCAAGCACTAGCAGCTCACATTCAACAATCGAAAGAGGGGAATGCTGTTTCCGGGAAGAACCCAACTGCAATGTGGAGTCCTCCACTGCAGCAGACATTAGGCCTTCTTCTCGAGACGCTGCCCTACCATGACGAGACTTCTTTAGCGCGACGAGTGCAAGAGGTGTTAAGTGCGGGGGATACCGGAGCTGCCACCGGTCGTCGCATACCGCTGGGTCTTTATAACCATGTGCCCGATGTGAAACGTGTCATGCCGCCGCCGCGGAGTTCtcaggagggggaggaggaggaggagctcgCACAAAATGACGTTGATGCCGTTGAAGTTGTGGCCCTGGGGGAAAGTTACTTGCGACGGGTTCTTCCCTGGCGCACTGCAGTGCTGCAGCACCGTCCCAAAATGAAGTTAAATATGAAGGTGGGACACAAGGAAATGGTGGGTTTGTCATCTGAAGGTGCCGACCTGCATCCTGCACACAGCAAAGCCGATGTACTGGTAGAACGTTATTCCTTACTGTGTTCCACCCCCTGTTGTGTTCCGAAGACCCAAATGGCTTATTTGTCTCTCCGTTACGTGCCCGATGTTCCGGTGATGCAAGTTGTTGTGGACGCGCTGCTTCGCACTGAGGAAACAGAGTATGTGTTTTACTGCCCAATTGAACACGGTGTCGACTGTCACACAGTGGTGGATATTGTAGCATACCGGGTACGGcgcacgggggacggagatgTGCGGGCCGCTGAACGCTTCCCAGTGCTTCATTTGGGGCTGCATGCAAACCCTACCGACTCTTCCGTTGCGCCTGTCATTGTCGTCATCGGAAATGCCCATCTACTTTCACAGCGTGCTATTTCCCGCCTTCTGGATCAGTGGACACGTAATGGTGCCGCCGCCGTCGCGGTTAGACGAAGGAATGGTGGTAGCGGTGACAACGGGAACAGTGATGTCGGCATTGATGCGGATGAGGCCGTTGGGCGGAGTTGGCGGGGACGGGAGTTACTGCTGCGAATAGGGGATCCACTGCGCGCTATCGCTTGTGGCGTGCCCCTCTTTGGGAATGTCCGTGCAGTGTTTGTCTCCTACTCTGCATTTGATTGTGCTCCTAGTGATTGCTCAGCTCACTCCCCGGGACTAAATAACAGCGTGTCATGCGTTCGTAGTGCTAACGCCACCGTTCACGTTCTTAAACCTTTGCGTGAAGGTGTTTTCACTCTCGAAGAGCCGGTTGTTGCAGCGCTGAGACGAGTAGCCCCGACGTTCCAGAGGCGAATGGACGTGTCGGATAGACGTTTGTTTATTAAGGAAGTGTGTGATGTCATTTCAAGCACACACGTTTCCACACTCTCCAACAGGGGTGCGGACAGACATGGGTGGACAACGTCACCCGATGACAGTTATCACGAGGAAGATGTCTTATTACACTTGTATGAGGCTGTGGAAGCGTTTCTAGAATGCCCAGTGAAGAGCGGGGATGTCAGCCTCCTATCGTGTGCCCATTTGATGACAAAGTACCCTGAACTCGCGACGGCGCGCATCCGGCATGAGCTTATTCGCGAGTTCCCCCTCTACGtggaaatgaataaaagtGAACTAACGGTTTGCTCAGCTGTTTCGGCTCCGGCACCAGACAGTGTCGTTGAGTGCGCGGCTGGTGGGTCCGGGTCTTGTGAGTGTGCTGCTGGATTTAATATTCCCCTGGTGAGCAGTCGCCGTCTCGCGCGCAAGAAAGCTGAGGAAGAACACGACTTACTCAAGAAAACGTACGTTCTAAATGCGACACTGGATCG
This region of Trypanosoma brucei gambiense DAL972 chromosome 10, complete sequence genomic DNA includes:
- a CDS encoding sarcalumenin precursor, putative; the encoded protein is MSSGNRDLSVDNPLQWRDLNNTEEFMRKLHEIYMKSVKPLEDIYLYEVLSPRWFEETLSSYKPIVTFLGPWSAGKSTFINYLLQDNYLFTGPQPTTSEFTVITYGDDVTTLDGHVVASTKDLPFRALANFGEGFMGNFCGLQVPHELLKRVVLVDTPGVLENSTDDRERRYNYTEVCRWFVERSDVVFLLFDPAKLDAGTELRNLFRYTFKGMEGKLRIVLNKADSVAKKELMRVYGSLFWNLSTLIRCTEPPRVYIGSFWDQPYKPGTFALLFTKEKEDLLYELTELVPRQARDRKVAALISHAKKVVCHAYIVGGIRADLPMFFGKEKAKRKALENLPKTYQLVASRNRLSPKDLPPAQLYHEYFEKVHLEKLPDIKKVEKTGMITTAQHYICNILPSMFYPMKQVPVPDPRNKTEQGKLREMYYGGLRDQYDGKEGKQGSSDTVPIAFRETALGPNPELRGGCGQLTVPGATANTTPAMNNVQMNEQQQQMLMQMMMMMQQQQQQGNNQFYAPR